A stretch of DNA from Hoeflea ulvae:
CATCGGCGAGGAGAAGACCGGCGTCGTCACCCGCATTGTCGCCGACAAGGCCCGCAAGCAGGTGCGCACCTATGACGCGTCGGGCAAGCTGGTCACGGCCTATCCGGCCACCATCGGATCGAGCGACACGCCCTCGCCCTCGGGCGAAGTCACCGTCGAGCGCGTGGCCCGCAATCCGGGCTACACCTACAATCCGAAGATCAATTTCAAGCAGGGCGACAATGACAAGATCCTGCAGGTACCACCCGGACCCAACGGCCCTGTCGGCTCGATCTGGATCGCGCTGTCCAAACCCACTTATGGCATCCACGGCACGCCCGACCCCTCGACCATCGGCAAGACTGCCTCGCATGGCTGTGTGCGGCTGACCAATTGGGACGCGGCCGAACTGGCCGGCCTGGTGGCGCCGGGCGTTACCGTCAGCTTCATCGACTGAAATCGGCAAGACCGGTCAGCACCGGGGCCGAAGCGTCACCGGTGCTGATCGACCAGGATCGGATTGCCGTCGGGATCGGTGATGATGAAGCTTGCGGGTCCGCTGCCTGTCTCGTCGGCCTCGGTGTCAAAGGCGACGTCCCCGGCCTTGAGCTGCTTCTGCAGCTCGCGCACATCGGTGAAATCGTCGACCGGCCGCGCGCTGGTGTTCCAGCCGGGATTGAAGGTCAGGATGTTCTTTTCGAACATGCCCTGAAACAAGCCGATGATGCAGTCGCCATTCTTCAGGATCAGCCAGTTCTGCTCGGCTTCGCCGCCGGTCACTTCAAAGCCGAGTTTCTCGTAAAACGCCCGCGAAAGGGCCAGATCCTTCACCGCGAGACTGATTGAAAACGCGCCAAGCTGCATGGGGTGGTTCCTCCTCGTTTGATCCATGATAGACGATTTCCGGCCCGGACACATCGCGGCGAGAGCGCATTGCGATCAGCTTGGCGCGGTTTCGATCCACGACCCGATCAGCCCTGCCACCAGATCCGGCTGCTGGTGGCAGATCCAGTGATCCGCATCGGCCACATGATGCACCGTCAGATCGGCGGCAAACTCTTCGAGCCCCTCGATACAGACCGGCAGCAACGCGGTGTCCTCATCGCCCCAGATCAGCAGATGCGGGCAGCGCACCACCAGCCTGTCACGCGGCAGCGGCGGCAGATCGGTCAATGGCTCGCCGGGACTGGCAACCTGCAGCGGCGAGGCCCGGTACCAGTTGATCATCGCCTTGAGCCGCCCGGGGCGTGACCACTCGGCCTTGTAAAGCTTCAGCCGCTCCGGCGTCAGCCAGCTCAGATCCATCCGCGCGGAAAACAGCTTCCATAATTTTTCGAACTCATTGGCCGACAGCCGGTCTTCGGAGCCCTCAGTGCGCAAGACGTGGATATAGTGTGAGGCGCTGGTTTGGGCGCCGCCGGCGGCCAGTTCACGCTGGAATGGCACCGGATGCACCCCGTTGATGATCACCAGCTTGGACACCAGTTCCGGCCGGAACATCGCCAGCCCATAGGCCACCGCCGCGCCCCAGTCGTGGCCGACAACCGTGACCGGTCCACCCAGAACGTCGATCAGAGCCGCCATGTCGCTGACCAGATGGCGCAAGCCATAGGCCTCGACCTCGGGCGGCGCCCAGCTCTGGCCATAGCCGCGCTGGTCGGGCGCGATGCAGCGATAGTCCGCCGCCAGCCGCTCGGCGACCTCGCTCCAAGCCGCGCCATATTCGGGAAATCCGTGCAGAAACAGCAACACCGGCGCCTGCGCACTGGCCCCATTCGAGATAATGGAACGGGTTGCCGTCAAGCTCGACGAAACGGTGTGCAGGCGCGTGCATCAGCTCTCCTCTTAAGGGCTTAGGGCAGGCGTCGTGCGGTCCGGCTGGTCTGGTGCGAGGGCCGGGTTTCGGCCTAGCTCAGCGTCCGCCGCACCGCGTCGCGCCAGCCCTTAAGTTTGGCGTTGCGGGTCTTGTCATCCATCTGCGGCTTGAACTGGGTGTCGAGCGCCCAGGCCTTGGCGAATGCCTTCTGCTTGGGCCAGACCCCTGCCCGCTGCCCGGCGAGCCAGGCAGCCCCAAGCGCGGTGGTTTCGAGAATGGTCGGACGGTCCACCGGCGCGTCGAGAATATCGGCGAGCCGCTGCATGGTCCAGTCCGAGGCGACCATGCCGCCATCCACGCGCAACACCGTGTCGGCGTCCGAACTCTTCCAGTCCTTGTGCATGGCGTCGAGCAGATCGCGGGTCTGGTAGCACACCGCCTCAAGTGCCGCGCGGGCAAACTCCGCCGGTCCGGTGTTGCGGGTCATGCCATAGATCGCACCGCGCGCCTCGGCATCCCAATGCGGTGCGCCAAGGCCGGTGAATGCCGGCACCAGATAGACATCCTGGGTCGGATCGGCTTCGGCCGCCAGATCGCCGCTGTGCTCGGCCTTCTTGATCACCTTGATACCGTCACGCAGCCATTGCACGGCTGCTCCGGCAATGAAGATCGAACCTTCCAGCGCATAGGTGACCTTGCCGTCGAGCCGGTAGGCGACCGTGGTCAGCAGCCGGTTCTTCGAGCGCACCATGTCCGCGCCGGTGTTGAGCAGCGCAAAACAGCCGGTTCCATAGGTCGATTTCAGCATGCCGGGCTCGAAACAGGCCTGCCCGATGGTGGCCGCCTGCTGATCGCCGGCGACGCCGAGGATCGGGATTTCCGCGCCAAAGAGTTTCTGCTCGGTGACACCGAAATCCGCCGCGCAATCTTTCACTTCCGGCAGCATGTCAGCCGGGATCCGCAGGATCTTGAGCAGTTCCTCGTCCCAGTCCTGGCTTTCGATGTTGAACATCAGCGTGCGCGAGGCATTGGTGGCGTCGGTGACGAACGACTTGCCGCCGGTCAGCCGCCAGATCAGAAATGTGTCGATGGTGCCGAAGCAGAGTTCGCCGCGCGCCGCCCTGGCCCTTGTTCCTTTCACATTGGCCAGCATCCACGACAGCTTGGTGCCGGAGAAATAGGGATCGAGCAGCAGCCCGGTCTTGCGGGTGAAGGTCTTTTCCAGATCCTGGCGCTTGAGCTTTTCGCAATAGGAGGCGGTGCGCCGGTCCTGCCAGACGATCGCATTGTGGATCGGCTTGCCGCTGTCGCGCTCCCAGACCACGACGGTCTCGCGCTGGTTGGTGATGCCGATCGCCGCAATGTCGGAGGCCTCGAGACCGGCCTTTTTCAGCGCCTGCCGCACTGCCCAGACCACGGTTTTCCAGATTTCCTCGGGGTCATGCTCGACCCAGCCCGACTGCGGATAATATTGCGTGAACTCTTTCTGGGCGCTGCCGGCGATGCGCATATTGCCGTCAAAAACGATGGCGCGGCTCGAGGTGGTGCCCTGATCGATCGCCAGAATATATCCGCTCATGCTGTCCTCCAATGCTTGGCGCATTTGATCCGAATTCGCGCCCTGCGGAAAGCCCGTAGCTGCGCGACGGACACTATTCCGACCGTTTTTCCGCCATATAGGTCTCAAGCGCTGCCACTTGCGCTGCATCGAGCCGCAATCCGCGCTTGGTGCGCCGCCAGATCACGTCTGCTGCCTCCAGCGCCCATTCCTGCGCCATCAGATAATCGACCTCCAGCGCGTAAAGCCCATAGCCGAAATCCTGCCCCAGGTCCGCCATGGCCTTGGCCTCGCCGAGCAGCACCCGCGCCCGGGTGCCGTATTGGCGGACATAACGCCAGGCCTGCGCCGGTTCGAGAAACGGATAGGCCGCCTGCACTTGCGCCACCTGGGCATCGAACCCGTCGGCGGGAAAATCACCGCCCGGAAGTGCGGCGCGATGGGTCCACGGCGCTGATTTCTTGCCGAGCCGGTCCTCGATCAGCTCCAGCATCGATTCGGCCAGCTTGCGCGAGGTGGTGATCTTGCCGCCGAAGATATTGATCAGCGGCGCGCCGTCGGCCGGATCGGGCTTGAGCACATAGTCGCGCGTTGCCTCCTGGGCGGCCGATGCGCCGTCATCATAGAGCGGGCGGACGCCGGAATAGGTCCAGACAATGCTCTCGCGCTCGACCGGCCTGGCGAAATATTCGCTCGCCGCGGCGCAGAGATAATCGATCTCCGGATCGGTGATCACCACATCCTTGGGATCGCCCTGGTAATCCTGGTCGGTGGTGCCGATCAGGGTGAAATCCTGCTCATAGGGCAGCGCGAAAATGATCCGCCCGTCGCCATTCTGGAAGATATAGGCGCGGTCATGATCATGCAGTTTCGGCACCACGATGTGGCTGCCCTGCACCAGCCGCACATTGTGCGCATCATTGTGGCCGACAACGCCCGACAGGATCCGGTCGACCCAGGGGCCGCCGGCATTGACCACCAGCCGGGCCCGAACGGTCTCGCGCTTGCCGGTGGCGCGGTCGGCAATGGTCACCACCCAGATGTCGTCCTGGCGCTCGGCCGAGACAACTTCGGTGCGGGTGCGGATCACGGCCCCGCGGTCGGCGGCGTCACGGGCATTGAGCACCACCAGCCGGGCGTCATTGACCCAGCAGTCGGAATATTCAAAGCCCTTTGAAAAGATCGGCTTCAGCGGCTTGCCGACCGGTGACGATTTAAGGTCCACCGTTTTTGTGCCGGGCAGAAGCTTGCGGGTGCCGATGTGGTCATAGAGGAACAGGCCGAGCCGCAGCAGCCATGCCGGGCGCATCTCCTTGTGATGCGGCAGCACGAAGCGCATCGGCCAGATGATATGCGGCGCATTGGCGAGCAGCACTTCGCGCTCGCTCAGCGCTTCGCGCACCAGCCGGAACTCGTAATATTCGAGGTAGCGGAAGCCACCATGGATCAGTTTCGACGACCAGGACGAGGTGCCGGAAGCCAGATCGTTCATCTCGGCCAGAAACACCGAATAGCCGCGTCCGACAGCGTCGCGGGCTATGCCGCATCCATTGATACCGCCCCCGATGACGAAAACGTCGTAGAGCCTGTCATCCCCCATTGGTTTCTCCCGTCACGCGAGGTACCTGCGACATTTTTGTAATTCGAAACAATAGCGAATGTCAAAAGAAAACAAACGAAAGCGAAACAATGCATCGCGCGCCTGTTGAAAGCCTGCTCAGAACACCGCTTCGGCGATCATCAGCCAGACCCCGGTTGTTGCCGCGGCAAATGCCGTGCCCAGTGTCATCGAGCTTGAGGCCAGCCGCTGGCCGGTGCCCAGGCGGTTGGCGATCAGCCAGCAATTGACCCCGGCCGGCAGCGAGGCGGCGGCCACCACCACCTTGGCCTGCAATTCGGGCAAGCCCAGCAGCAAGGCCATGCCGAGCCCGACCGCCGGCATCAGCATCAGCTTCAGCATCACCAGCGAAATCGCCTGCGGCACCTGCCCACGAATGCCATAGCCGCGCAGCGACACCCCCATGGCAAACAGCGCCAGCGGACCGGCAATGCCGCCGAGACTGGCGATCACCCGGTCGGCCACCACCGGAAGTTCGAGGCCGGAGATCCGCACCAGAAAGCCTGACAGGATGCCGATGATCAGCGGATTGGAAAACAGCTGCCGCAGGAACCCGCTGACCAGCGCCACTACCGATTTGGTCCCGGTGCTGGCGCCATCGCGCTTGAGCGCCCATTCGAACAGGATCACCGAGGCGCCCATCATCACCGGCATGTGCACCGAGACCAGCTGCGACAGGATCGCCAGCCCGCCTTCGCCATAGACCCCGCTCATGAACGGGATGCCCAAGAGCACCAGGTTGGAAAACCCCGCCGTTACGCCTGCCACCACGGCCGAGCGGGCATCGCGGCCAAAGCCTGCGCGAATGACGAAATGCGCCGAGACCCAGGTGACCAGCACCGAGGTGAAATAGGCCGCCCACAGGGCCCAGGGCGCGCCGTGATCAAAACTCGCCGTGGCGATGATGCGAAACAGCAGCAGCGGCACGGCGATGGTGAAGACGAAATCCGACAGCCCGTCGCCGGTCTCCGGCCTGATCAGCCGCACCGCGGTGGCGCCATAGCCGATGGCAATCAGCGTGAAGACAACAAGGATGGTTTCGGCGAATGGAGGCATCGGCGGGAGACTCAGCTGCATGGCGGGACCCTGTTCATAGACTGTGCAGGCGATGGCGCAAAGCGGCGGGGGTGGATTGAGCTTTCGAGGCGAATTGAGGGCGGAGCAAGCGAGTTCTTTTGCGCCCTTCCCAAACCAGCGGCCTCGCGTCATCGGCCGTAACTGATCGCGAGATGTCTCATGTCTTCGTCATGCCGGGCCTGGACCCGGTATCCAGTGGCGAGCGTCTGCGAGCCGAAAAGACTCCTTTCGATTGGCCGATGAGTCATTCCACGGCGCGGACGCGCCGTGACTGGACCCCGGATCGGGGTCCGGGGTGACGGAAGCTGTTGAGCGCTGAACTTCACGACCGGGCGTTTTGCCCTTGCTCCACCCCAAAACCCCGCACGCGAAACATCTTCGCCGGCGGTGTGGGGTATTCGGGGCTTTCCGGTCGCAACCGGACTGCGGGGCGCGCACGAGCACACGGCCCGTGATGGATAAAGTGGTGTTGGCTTTGGCGCGTGTGGGCGCGCCCCGCCGGTGGCCGGTCCTGACGCCTTCCGGGCGCCAGCGCTCTCCGGGACCAGGTCTGGTGACACGCGCAACGGACGGTCGTTATCGTTCGGCGCCCGACACCGAACCCGCCCTTCCCGAGGGCTGCCCGGGATCATCTGACCCCGTCTCGCCTTCGGGCCCGCCGGACGCGGGAACCGGGCCCGCTTGATGTCTGGCGCCGGCTGTCCCGCTCAATGGCACGGGGCAGCCGGGATGTCGCCTTCCGGATCCCTTTTGCGCAAGGTTACGGAACACCCGTACGCAAAAGACCACCGCCCGCCGCCGCGCCGGGCTCCGTTCACCCGGCACATCCGATCTGGCGGAAGGCGCAACAAGTGTGGCACGGGCGGTGGAGGTGTGGATAAAATGGGGCGGATTTTTGGGGTAAATGGTTGCCGCTTCTGCCTCTACCCTTGTGGGAGAGGAAGCAATTTCAGCGCCTTAGCGCAGCTAAGTGCTAGAAATTGCAGGTGAGGGGTTTGTTTCGACTTCCTCCACTATTGGCCCCCTCACCTACAAAATCTACGACTTGGCCCTTCGGTCCAAGACCGTGATTTTGTGTCCTCTCCCACCAAGGGAGAGGCAGGCCGCAGCAAGCTCAGCGGCTTTGTGCGGACCGCGAGCCGCTTGCCCGCTTGATGCCCTGCGCCGTTGGCGCTAGGGCTTTTCAGGCCATTTATCGAGGACGCCCCGCCATGACCGCTTTTTCGCGTTTTACCGCTCTTGCCCAATCCCTGCCGCCAACGGTGCCGTTTGTCGGGCCGGAGACCCAGGAGCGGGCGCGCGGGGAGATATTTGCGGCCCGGCTCGGCGCCAATGAGAGCGGGTTCGGGCCGACGCCGTCGGTGATAAAGGCGATTGCGCGCGAAACGCATGTTTGCTGGCAATATGCAGATCCGGAAAACCACGATCTGCGCGCGGGGCTTGGCGCGCATCTGGGGCTGGCGCCGGAGCGGGTGGTGGTGGGCGAAGGCATTGACGGGCTCTTGGGGCTGATTGTGCGGCTGATCGTCGAGCCGGGGGCGCCGGTGGTGACATCGCTGGGCGCCTATCCGACCTTCAATTTTCATGTCGCGGGCTTTGGCGGCAGACTGGTCACCGTGCCTTACCGCGATGACCACGAGGATCTCGACGCGCTGCTTTTGGCGGTGCGCCGCGAAAATGCGCCGCTGGTCTATCTCTCCAATCCCGACAACCCGATGGGCACCTGGCATTCCGCCGAGGCGGTTGTGGCCTTTGCCGGGGCGCTGCCGGAGACGACGCTGCTGGCGCTCGACGAGGCTTACGGCGAAACCGCTCCGGCCTCGGCAATACCTGCCATTGCTGAGCTCGCCGACATGCCCAATGTGCTGCGCTTCCGGACCTTTTCCAAGGCCTATGGCCTGGCCGGTCAGCGCGTCGGCTATGTGTTCGGCGTCAAAGAGACGGTGGCGATGTTTCACCGGGTGCGCAATCATTTCGGCGTCAACCGCCTGGGCCAGGCGGCAGCCCTTGCCGCACTTGAGGATCAGGCCTGGCTTGCGCATGTTTTGGCCGAGGTGGCCACGTCGCGGGCGCGGATCGCAGGCATTGCAGAGAGTCACGGATTTGCGCCGATCCCGTCGGCCACCAATTTCGTCACCATCGATTGCGGCCGCGATGCTGGCTACGCCAAGGCAATCCTTGACGGGCTGGTCCGTCGCGGCGTGTTCATCCGCATGCCCGGCGTGGCGCCGCTCAATCGCTGCATCCGGATTTCGACCGGGCTCGAGGCGGAGTTGGATATCTTTGAGGAAAAACTGGCCGGGGTGATTGCCGAACTGGGTTGATCTGCGTGCAACAAAAAGGCCGCAGCTGACCGGGTGCGGTCAAGTGCGGCCTTGATGTGAAGCCTCTCCGTGTTGTCCGGAGTTGAGAGCATGGTGCTCTGGCTTCGCCCCGTTCCCCTCGAGGTGTGTCTTGCTGCCGTCGGATGGACCGCTGTGTGCCCGCGTCCGAAAGCGGATCAATGCATGGTCATCCATTCGCGGGCAGCGCGCAGTGCTGCGGCGAGATCGGCCTTGCTCATGCTTTCGGCCAGTTCGGCGCGCAGCGTGGCGGCCCGTTCCGAGCCCTTGATCGCGGCGATGTTGAGCCATTTGTGCGCGGCGACAAAATCGATGTCGCAGTCGCGGCCGGTGGCATACATCAGGCCCATTTCGCAGAAAATGTCAGCCCGGGTTTCGCCGCCGGTGATTGCCTGGTCGTGATTGTGAATGTCGTAGCGTGCCATTTTTTCAGTCCCTGTAAAACCTGTGTTTCGGTGTCCCTGTCAGCCCTTGAGAGCCTTCTGTTTTTGTGTCTGTCCGGGTTGGCCCGGCGCTGTCTTGTTGGATTGAAGTGTGCCGGGTTCGCCTGAAAGCTGCGTTAAATTGCATGCTTAACTGGAGACGAACAAAGTCCAAACGCTTGGTAAATTTGCGGTTTTGTTAAACATCCAAGGTCCAGCGTTTCCGCCAAAGCGACGATTTTCACCGATTTGAAGCGCGGGAAAAAAGTTACGAAGGGCTAACCAAAGATCCATCGCATTTTCTGAAAAAGCCGCCGAAGCGGGAAAACCGCGCTTAAAGATTGCCGTTGCCAGCCCGGTCCGGGGGCGTCGAAAAAGCCGCCTGGCCGCTGAAAAATCCCGTTTACCTTTACGTAGACGTAAGTTAAGTAAGAAATGCGCTGGAGGTAGCGCGTATCTGTTGGAGGAACATCATGCTTCGCAAACTGATTGCAACTGGCGCGCTCATCGCCGCCATGACCGCCCCGGCGCTGGCCGATCCGATTGAAGGCGCCTGGAAGACCCAGGCCGGCGACAACGCCATGATCAGCAGCTGCGGCAGTTCATTCTGCATCAAGCTGACATCGGGCGAATACTCCGGCAAATCCATCGGCAAGATGAAGGCCGATGGCAACGGCAAATATGTCGGCTCGATCACCAAGCCGTCCAATGGCAAGACCTATTCCGGCAGCGGCACGCTGTCGGGCGGCAAGCTGAAAATGACCGGCTGCGTGCTGAAGGTGTTCTGTGAAAGCCAGACCTGGAACAAGCTCTGATCGCACAGCGATTGCCTGAGACTGAAACGGGAGCCATCGGCTCCCGTTTTGCATTCTGCGCGTCCGTTTTGCCGCGGGTT
This window harbors:
- the glpK gene encoding glycerol kinase GlpK, whose translation is MSGYILAIDQGTTSSRAIVFDGNMRIAGSAQKEFTQYYPQSGWVEHDPEEIWKTVVWAVRQALKKAGLEASDIAAIGITNQRETVVVWERDSGKPIHNAIVWQDRRTASYCEKLKRQDLEKTFTRKTGLLLDPYFSGTKLSWMLANVKGTRARAARGELCFGTIDTFLIWRLTGGKSFVTDATNASRTLMFNIESQDWDEELLKILRIPADMLPEVKDCAADFGVTEQKLFGAEIPILGVAGDQQAATIGQACFEPGMLKSTYGTGCFALLNTGADMVRSKNRLLTTVAYRLDGKVTYALEGSIFIAGAAVQWLRDGIKVIKKAEHSGDLAAEADPTQDVYLVPAFTGLGAPHWDAEARGAIYGMTRNTGPAEFARAALEAVCYQTRDLLDAMHKDWKSSDADTVLRVDGGMVASDWTMQRLADILDAPVDRPTILETTALGAAWLAGQRAGVWPKQKAFAKAWALDTQFKPQMDDKTRNAKLKGWRDAVRRTLS
- a CDS encoding VOC family protein, with the translated sequence MQLGAFSISLAVKDLALSRAFYEKLGFEVTGGEAEQNWLILKNGDCIIGLFQGMFEKNILTFNPGWNTSARPVDDFTDVRELQKQLKAGDVAFDTEADETGSGPASFIITDPDGNPILVDQHR
- a CDS encoding pyridoxal phosphate-dependent aminotransferase, which translates into the protein MTAFSRFTALAQSLPPTVPFVGPETQERARGEIFAARLGANESGFGPTPSVIKAIARETHVCWQYADPENHDLRAGLGAHLGLAPERVVVGEGIDGLLGLIVRLIVEPGAPVVTSLGAYPTFNFHVAGFGGRLVTVPYRDDHEDLDALLLAVRRENAPLVYLSNPDNPMGTWHSAEAVVAFAGALPETTLLALDEAYGETAPASAIPAIAELADMPNVLRFRTFSKAYGLAGQRVGYVFGVKETVAMFHRVRNHFGVNRLGQAAALAALEDQAWLAHVLAEVATSRARIAGIAESHGFAPIPSATNFVTIDCGRDAGYAKAILDGLVRRGVFIRMPGVAPLNRCIRISTGLEAELDIFEEKLAGVIAELG
- a CDS encoding DUF2147 domain-containing protein, translated to MLRKLIATGALIAAMTAPALADPIEGAWKTQAGDNAMISSCGSSFCIKLTSGEYSGKSIGKMKADGNGKYVGSITKPSNGKTYSGSGTLSGGKLKMTGCVLKVFCESQTWNKL
- a CDS encoding alpha/beta fold hydrolase; its protein translation is MLFLHGFPEYGAAWSEVAERLAADYRCIAPDQRGYGQSWAPPEVEAYGLRHLVSDMAALIDVLGGPVTVVGHDWGAAVAYGLAMFRPELVSKLVIINGVHPVPFQRELAAGGAQTSASHYIHVLRTEGSEDRLSANEFEKLWKLFSARMDLSWLTPERLKLYKAEWSRPGRLKAMINWYRASPLQVASPGEPLTDLPPLPRDRLVVRCPHLLIWGDEDTALLPVCIEGLEEFAADLTVHHVADADHWICHQQPDLVAGLIGSWIETAPS
- a CDS encoding AEC family transporter translates to MQLSLPPMPPFAETILVVFTLIAIGYGATAVRLIRPETGDGLSDFVFTIAVPLLLFRIIATASFDHGAPWALWAAYFTSVLVTWVSAHFVIRAGFGRDARSAVVAGVTAGFSNLVLLGIPFMSGVYGEGGLAILSQLVSVHMPVMMGASVILFEWALKRDGASTGTKSVVALVSGFLRQLFSNPLIIGILSGFLVRISGLELPVVADRVIASLGGIAGPLALFAMGVSLRGYGIRGQVPQAISLVMLKLMLMPAVGLGMALLLGLPELQAKVVVAAASLPAGVNCWLIANRLGTGQRLASSSMTLGTAFAAATTGVWLMIAEAVF
- the glpD gene encoding glycerol-3-phosphate dehydrogenase encodes the protein MGDDRLYDVFVIGGGINGCGIARDAVGRGYSVFLAEMNDLASGTSSWSSKLIHGGFRYLEYYEFRLVREALSEREVLLANAPHIIWPMRFVLPHHKEMRPAWLLRLGLFLYDHIGTRKLLPGTKTVDLKSSPVGKPLKPIFSKGFEYSDCWVNDARLVVLNARDAADRGAVIRTRTEVVSAERQDDIWVVTIADRATGKRETVRARLVVNAGGPWVDRILSGVVGHNDAHNVRLVQGSHIVVPKLHDHDRAYIFQNGDGRIIFALPYEQDFTLIGTTDQDYQGDPKDVVITDPEIDYLCAAASEYFARPVERESIVWTYSGVRPLYDDGASAAQEATRDYVLKPDPADGAPLINIFGGKITTSRKLAESMLELIEDRLGKKSAPWTHRAALPGGDFPADGFDAQVAQVQAAYPFLEPAQAWRYVRQYGTRARVLLGEAKAMADLGQDFGYGLYALEVDYLMAQEWALEAADVIWRRTKRGLRLDAAQVAALETYMAEKRSE
- a CDS encoding sel1 repeat family protein → MARYDIHNHDQAITGGETRADIFCEMGLMYATGRDCDIDFVAAHKWLNIAAIKGSERAATLRAELAESMSKADLAAALRAAREWMTMH